One window of the Thalassoroseus pseudoceratinae genome contains the following:
- a CDS encoding DUF1549 and DUF1553 domain-containing protein, with protein MSYDPSKFDAAELADPELEQLLGDSYSAPPVPQSLLKRIDQTVKAEWGESPRLVDSRMSQLRERFASRRTWLRIAPLATAAAIVVVVGLLTLSGSTPSAWAKMLEALADRGVVEIETAEGLRWLSLSDRELGERTPQATQVWDVQNQVRLYRQRGTGQIQRARLESELTTEELAVSFFLGDIDSNASGRQIVSERCEEVNDVLVLHVEFDSPHDTNSELRLELDSDTYLPTRYQVSAARSAGPSSRVTYSSQPVADIRDREFPRELPVVDVDQVRPVAVAQNDAAILVGTNPNSGIKKTETTKASPSIPSNSVPDVLASIDWSQTDPAKWDAVPSRTESTEHVVTRVNTQMVKLWDAQNVQPVASATDEEMLRRVYLDLVGRTPSVHEVRAYLKDTSLNRYEQLVDRLLASPDHASHMAAVWRTFLIPEGVDLTAFGGVQAFDKWLADRFASGDSYDQIVRDLLLAEGRLSKSGPLLFYSAVKLNPEELASRTARVFLGMRLECAQCHDHPFEPWSQEDFWGFAAFFAQISRPNAELETVSSVMRVADVDHGEVQLPIFETVIPPKFLDNEPMATGDDKQVPPRRKQLADWLTSPDNPYFARATANRVWGHLFGKGIVDPMDDFGTQHPPKSRELLDLLAGHFVGSGFDLRELFRVMVLSKPYRLSSGADDVSEDRLEWFAQMNVKMLTAEQVYDCISVATLLESAPTQNPYEFNVLRFGNTERERFLEQFRTPAGRSTEYQAGIPQALTLMNGTLIEGATSLARSGLLASLDAPFFTNKQRVEVLYLATLSRRPTETEWKFLEEYVPQDVTGQELKDGLADILWVLLNSAEFTMNH; from the coding sequence ATGTCATACGACCCCTCAAAATTCGATGCCGCCGAATTGGCTGATCCGGAATTGGAACAGTTGCTGGGCGATTCGTACTCGGCTCCGCCGGTTCCGCAGAGTTTGCTCAAACGGATTGATCAAACCGTGAAAGCCGAGTGGGGCGAGTCTCCACGATTGGTGGATAGCCGGATGAGTCAACTGCGGGAGCGATTCGCATCGCGTCGCACGTGGTTGCGAATCGCACCGCTGGCGACGGCGGCGGCAATCGTGGTGGTGGTCGGTCTGCTCACGCTCAGCGGTTCCACGCCATCGGCCTGGGCGAAAATGTTGGAAGCCCTTGCCGACAGAGGAGTTGTGGAAATCGAAACCGCCGAGGGTCTGCGGTGGCTGTCGCTGTCCGACCGGGAACTCGGTGAACGCACCCCGCAAGCCACACAGGTTTGGGACGTGCAAAATCAAGTCCGTTTGTACCGACAACGTGGCACAGGCCAGATTCAGCGGGCCCGTTTGGAGAGCGAACTCACCACCGAGGAATTGGCCGTCAGCTTCTTCCTGGGAGATATCGACTCGAATGCGTCGGGACGGCAGATCGTCAGCGAGCGTTGCGAAGAAGTGAACGACGTTCTGGTTTTGCACGTGGAATTCGATTCGCCGCACGACACCAATTCGGAACTGCGGTTGGAACTCGATTCCGATACGTATCTGCCAACCCGCTACCAAGTGAGTGCCGCACGGTCCGCGGGTCCTTCTTCCCGTGTGACATACTCGTCGCAACCGGTTGCTGATATTCGAGATCGGGAATTTCCTCGCGAGTTGCCGGTGGTTGATGTCGATCAGGTTCGACCGGTGGCTGTTGCCCAGAATGACGCTGCTATCCTCGTCGGCACGAATCCGAATAGCGGGATCAAAAAAACGGAGACGACGAAGGCGAGTCCATCGATACCGTCGAATTCCGTTCCGGACGTGTTGGCTTCCATCGACTGGAGCCAAACCGACCCCGCAAAATGGGACGCGGTTCCGTCACGAACGGAGTCGACCGAACACGTCGTGACTCGTGTGAACACCCAAATGGTGAAACTTTGGGATGCTCAAAATGTTCAGCCGGTCGCGTCGGCCACCGATGAGGAAATGTTGCGGCGGGTGTATCTTGATCTCGTCGGACGCACGCCCAGTGTGCACGAAGTCCGAGCGTACCTGAAGGACACCTCGTTAAACCGTTATGAACAACTTGTCGATCGGCTGCTTGCCAGCCCCGATCACGCCTCGCACATGGCGGCGGTTTGGCGTACGTTCCTTATTCCCGAGGGCGTCGATCTGACCGCGTTCGGGGGTGTGCAAGCCTTTGACAAATGGCTCGCTGACCGGTTCGCCAGCGGTGATTCCTATGATCAAATCGTGCGGGACTTGTTGCTCGCGGAAGGTCGGTTGTCGAAATCCGGACCGCTGTTGTTCTATTCGGCGGTGAAACTCAATCCGGAAGAGCTCGCCTCCCGCACCGCCCGCGTATTCCTGGGTATGCGGTTGGAATGTGCCCAATGTCACGACCATCCGTTCGAACCGTGGTCGCAGGAAGACTTCTGGGGATTCGCCGCGTTCTTTGCGCAAATCTCGCGACCGAACGCCGAGTTGGAAACCGTTTCCAGCGTGATGCGGGTCGCCGATGTCGATCATGGCGAAGTTCAACTGCCGATCTTCGAAACCGTGATCCCGCCGAAGTTCCTCGACAACGAACCGATGGCGACCGGCGACGACAAACAAGTTCCGCCGCGACGGAAACAACTCGCCGACTGGTTGACCAGCCCTGACAATCCGTACTTCGCCCGAGCCACCGCCAACCGCGTGTGGGGGCATTTGTTCGGCAAAGGGATTGTCGATCCGATGGACGATTTCGGCACGCAACACCCGCCGAAATCGAGGGAGTTACTCGATCTGTTGGCCGGTCACTTTGTGGGCTCTGGCTTCGATCTGCGGGAACTGTTCCGCGTGATGGTCCTCTCGAAACCGTATCGTCTCTCAAGTGGTGCCGACGATGTCAGCGAAGACCGTCTTGAATGGTTCGCCCAGATGAACGTCAAGATGCTGACCGCCGAGCAAGTCTACGACTGCATCAGCGTCGCGACGCTTTTGGAGTCGGCACCGACGCAGAACCCGTACGAATTCAACGTCCTGCGGTTCGGCAACACCGAACGCGAACGATTCCTCGAACAGTTCCGCACACCGGCGGGGCGTTCAACGGAATATCAAGCCGGCATTCCGCAAGCTCTCACGCTGATGAACGGCACACTCATCGAAGGAGCGACCAGTCTGGCTCGCAGCGGATTGCTCGCCAGTTTGGATGCCCCATTTTTTACCAACAAACAACGCGTGGAAGTGCTCTATCTCGCGACTCTCTCTCGGCGACCTACGGAAACCGAGTGGAAGTTCCTCGAAGAGTACGTTCCGCAAGACGTCACCGGTCAGGAACTCAAAGACGGTTTGGCAGACATCCTCTGGGTGCTGCTCAACAGTGCCGAGTTCACCATGAACCACTGA
- a CDS encoding DUF58 domain-containing protein yields MFRLFRSKKSHASAPTEPHRSGYQLPADLVDPRVMDEIGHLELLSRTVVDGLLAGKHRSTTKGGCCEFAQHRQYAPGDEIRQIDWQVYARNDRYFIRQFEEETNLHGILAIDTSGSMKFGHSTISKLDYAKQAAACVARLLLRQRDAVGAVVLNESKPLFVPPKQNAAHLQALLLALQTAQPQDGGNLGHQIQANIPRFKRHGLFVLFSDCFGDLDDLGKALRIVRARGHDVVVMHVLAPEEIHFNFRRFSSFQSLEVAGQKLNLDPAAVRDEYVKRVRIFLERLEELVTGLGGDYIRMTTNHDLASTLGWFLRNRMARA; encoded by the coding sequence ATGTTCCGACTGTTCCGCTCGAAAAAATCACACGCGTCCGCTCCGACTGAACCACACCGCAGTGGCTATCAATTGCCGGCGGATTTGGTCGATCCGCGGGTGATGGATGAGATCGGGCATTTGGAATTGCTTTCGCGGACGGTCGTGGACGGTTTGTTGGCGGGGAAACATCGCTCGACGACCAAAGGCGGTTGCTGTGAGTTCGCCCAGCATCGGCAATACGCTCCCGGCGATGAAATCCGTCAGATCGATTGGCAAGTCTATGCCCGCAACGATCGTTACTTCATTCGGCAGTTCGAGGAAGAGACGAACCTGCACGGCATCCTCGCAATTGACACCAGCGGGTCGATGAAGTTTGGCCACTCGACGATTTCGAAGCTCGATTACGCCAAACAAGCCGCCGCGTGTGTCGCTCGGTTGTTGCTTCGACAACGCGACGCGGTCGGTGCGGTCGTGCTCAACGAATCGAAACCGTTGTTCGTGCCACCCAAACAGAACGCGGCTCATTTGCAAGCACTTCTATTAGCATTGCAAACCGCCCAACCGCAAGACGGCGGTAACCTCGGACATCAAATTCAGGCCAACATTCCGCGTTTCAAACGTCATGGACTATTCGTCCTGTTTTCCGATTGTTTCGGCGACCTGGACGACCTCGGAAAAGCTCTGCGAATTGTGCGGGCACGCGGGCATGATGTCGTCGTGATGCATGTGCTTGCACCCGAAGAAATTCACTTCAACTTCCGGCGGTTTTCGTCGTTTCAATCGTTGGAGGTGGCCGGTCAGAAGTTAAATCTTGATCCGGCCGCCGTCCGTGATGAATACGTGAAACGAGTGCGAATATTTCTGGAACGACTGGAAGAACTTGTCACCGGACTCGGCGGCGACTACATCCGCATGACAACCAATCACGACCTGGCCAGCACCCTCGGTTGGTTTCTCAGAAATCGAATGGCCCGTGCGTGA
- a CDS encoding EF-hand domain-containing protein, which yields MKLAPVLQPLAFGLFLTSMAPADTPPVSVPVKVRYTLASDSSDEMPGMQQPPLRLINGPTMPDGRLPQYQLDHRHKEIPTREEINNPKLRFLLTLPEQPLLIEAIVTIDGEPFGMARERRIEQMLIDATRPEPQPDEPQPKPPAVAQKPAVDGELQEKYVSPPTVPEYTLAETATEILRRYIQAIGSEISRDEVHWLLINRIDGPIVLELNANFQRFRAGKRPVYDILDRDRDGIISAKELAECVKSFEECDLNRDQIVTYLELDEVASDPRLRKELPKYGVELIQLTGEELDPHVLQQLKARYGMNGSTVSAMDANLLIELAFNTSTPNDSTLTLKSTSVTGNEQPSSRPQVETNGTTLAVNTSRARLEFSALQLSASDQISIGVVQDGYPILPTIDPNHDGRFTIRELRELRNRLQTFDRDNDGQITAGETQTTIRVCFGLGPGVHQELADIRSVTIADPAPTTTGPEWFRRMDRNKDGDLTRGEFPGTDEQFANLDTDADNLISADEANKFEEAQNPSPPAKAESK from the coding sequence ATGAAATTGGCCCCAGTCTTGCAGCCGCTCGCGTTCGGATTATTCCTGACATCTATGGCACCCGCTGATACGCCCCCTGTGTCTGTGCCGGTGAAAGTCCGTTATACCCTCGCGTCGGATTCGTCCGATGAAATGCCGGGGATGCAGCAACCACCGTTGCGTCTGATCAACGGGCCCACCATGCCCGACGGACGACTGCCGCAATATCAACTCGATCACCGTCACAAAGAGATTCCCACTCGCGAAGAGATCAACAATCCCAAATTGCGATTTCTGCTCACGTTGCCCGAACAACCATTGCTGATCGAAGCGATTGTCACCATCGACGGCGAGCCGTTCGGCATGGCACGGGAACGGCGAATTGAACAAATGCTGATCGACGCCACACGTCCGGAACCTCAACCCGACGAACCGCAACCGAAGCCACCCGCCGTCGCTCAAAAACCGGCCGTCGACGGAGAATTGCAAGAGAAGTACGTGAGCCCGCCCACGGTTCCCGAGTACACACTCGCTGAGACCGCCACGGAAATTCTGCGGCGGTACATCCAGGCGATCGGTTCGGAAATCAGTCGAGACGAAGTGCATTGGTTGTTAATTAACCGGATCGATGGGCCGATCGTGCTGGAACTCAACGCGAACTTTCAACGGTTCCGTGCCGGCAAACGACCGGTGTATGACATTCTCGATCGCGACCGTGACGGCATCATCTCGGCGAAAGAACTTGCTGAGTGTGTCAAGAGTTTCGAGGAGTGCGACCTCAACCGCGATCAAATTGTGACGTACCTGGAACTCGACGAAGTCGCCTCCGATCCGCGGTTGCGAAAAGAGCTGCCGAAGTATGGGGTCGAATTGATTCAACTCACTGGAGAGGAACTCGATCCGCATGTGCTTCAGCAACTCAAAGCTCGTTACGGAATGAATGGGTCAACGGTTTCTGCAATGGACGCGAATCTTCTGATCGAATTGGCGTTCAACACGAGCACGCCGAATGATTCGACGCTCACGTTGAAATCGACGTCAGTCACAGGCAATGAGCAACCGAGTTCCCGGCCGCAAGTCGAAACCAACGGCACGACACTCGCCGTCAATACGTCGCGGGCTCGACTGGAATTCTCCGCGTTACAACTCAGTGCGAGCGATCAAATTTCGATCGGTGTGGTGCAGGACGGCTATCCCATTCTGCCCACCATCGACCCCAACCACGACGGACGGTTCACCATTCGGGAACTTCGCGAGTTGCGAAACCGTCTCCAAACTTTTGACCGAGACAATGACGGACAGATCACGGCTGGAGAAACGCAAACAACGATCCGTGTTTGTTTCGGTTTAGGACCGGGCGTTCATCAAGAGCTCGCCGATATTCGGTCCGTGACCATCGCCGACCCCGCTCCAACAACGACCGGGCCGGAATGGTTCCGCCGGATGGACCGCAACAAAGACGGCGACCTCACTCGCGGCGAATTCCCGGGAACCGACGAACAATTTGCGAATCTGGATACCGACGCCGACAATCTCATCAGCGCGGACGAAGCCAACAAATTTGAAGAAGCCCAGAATCCAAGTCCACCGGCCAAGGCGGAATCGAAATGA
- a CDS encoding RNA polymerase sigma factor, giving the protein MNDTEFVAALRRRDPAAIHHLTETYVPTVWRFVFFRVHGDRHLAEDIVSESVLAIMRAAAKGTEIHSPSAWLRTVATNKVNDHFRAAARVQHLIEEARQTGTHVEEDDAVAQEVLVEKRMEVRRAMDDLPEQHRLAMEWKYIEKLSVREIAQRLDVTEKAAESILFRARRELRAKLKPQDEDDETSRLRSRDGHSSSDRTQVSGQEQTESMKEVT; this is encoded by the coding sequence TTGAACGATACCGAATTCGTCGCAGCGCTCCGTCGACGCGATCCGGCGGCAATCCATCATCTGACGGAAACCTACGTACCCACTGTCTGGCGATTCGTCTTTTTCCGGGTGCACGGGGATCGTCACCTCGCGGAAGATATTGTCAGTGAGTCCGTGCTCGCAATCATGAGGGCTGCCGCCAAGGGGACGGAAATTCACAGTCCGTCGGCTTGGTTGCGGACGGTGGCGACGAACAAGGTGAACGATCACTTTCGGGCTGCCGCTCGCGTTCAACATTTGATCGAGGAAGCTCGCCAAACTGGAACGCATGTGGAGGAAGACGATGCCGTTGCTCAGGAAGTTTTGGTCGAGAAACGTATGGAAGTCCGCCGGGCCATGGACGACCTGCCCGAGCAGCATCGGTTGGCGATGGAGTGGAAATACATCGAAAAGCTCAGTGTCCGCGAGATCGCACAGCGATTGGACGTGACGGAAAAAGCCGCCGAGTCCATTTTGTTTCGGGCTCGTCGTGAACTTCGGGCCAAATTGAAACCCCAAGACGAAGACGACGAAACCAGTCGTCTCCGATCCCGCGACGGACATAGTTCGTCGGACCGAACCCAGGTGTCGGGGCAAGAGCAAACCGAGTCCATGAAAGAAGTGACGTAG
- a CDS encoding AAA family ATPase, whose product MNVEAQKNGHVPTKPATEVNVGETVDKIHEQFLALREQLGGVIVGQHEVSEQLLIALLCRGHCILQGMPGLAKTTLISTLASLIDLSFRRVQFTPDLMPGDITGTEVLEEDHTTGKRIFRFVEGPLFGNVILADEINRTPPKTQSALLEAMQEQQLTVCGKTYELPSPFFVLATQNPVETEGTYPLPEAQLDRFLLKIHVQYPSRAEELEIARRQTTDYRFETKTVLHADDIQRMQSLVRNVVVADHVYEAALDLVRGTRPDEDALPDELRSMVQWGAGPRATIALLMAAKARALINRRCHATTADLVAVAHPVLRHRIILTFNAEAAGVDADSVLTKIIEATKSLKKSPEKAKP is encoded by the coding sequence ATGAATGTTGAAGCTCAGAAGAACGGTCACGTCCCGACGAAACCGGCAACGGAAGTCAACGTTGGGGAAACCGTCGATAAAATCCACGAACAATTCCTGGCACTTCGCGAACAACTCGGCGGCGTGATCGTTGGGCAGCACGAAGTCTCGGAGCAGTTGCTGATCGCCCTGCTCTGTCGCGGGCATTGCATTTTGCAAGGGATGCCGGGGTTGGCGAAGACCACGTTGATTTCCACATTGGCTTCGCTGATCGATTTGTCATTCCGCCGCGTACAATTCACGCCCGACCTGATGCCCGGCGATATCACCGGCACCGAAGTCCTCGAAGAAGACCACACCACCGGCAAACGGATTTTCCGATTCGTCGAAGGTCCGTTGTTTGGCAACGTGATTCTCGCCGACGAAATCAACCGCACGCCGCCAAAGACGCAAAGTGCCCTGCTCGAAGCGATGCAGGAACAGCAACTCACCGTCTGCGGGAAGACGTACGAACTCCCGAGCCCGTTCTTCGTACTCGCCACGCAAAACCCCGTCGAGACTGAGGGCACATATCCGCTGCCGGAAGCTCAACTCGACCGGTTCTTACTCAAGATCCACGTCCAATACCCGAGTCGTGCCGAAGAACTGGAAATTGCCCGTCGGCAAACCACCGACTACCGCTTTGAAACCAAAACCGTATTGCATGCCGACGACATTCAGCGGATGCAATCGCTCGTGCGGAATGTTGTCGTCGCTGATCATGTTTACGAGGCGGCTCTCGATCTCGTGCGGGGCACCCGACCTGATGAAGACGCCCTACCGGATGAACTCCGTAGCATGGTCCAATGGGGGGCCGGTCCACGAGCGACAATCGCCTTGTTGATGGCCGCCAAAGCACGAGCCTTGATCAACCGCCGCTGTCACGCGACCACCGCCGACTTGGTCGCGGTCGCCCATCCGGTGTTGCGACATCGCATCATTCTCACCTTCAACGCCGAAGCCGCCGGTGTGGATGCAGATTCGGTGCTGACGAAAATTATCGAAGCCACGAAGTCGCTGAAGAAGTCACCCGAAAAAGCGAAGCCGTAG
- a CDS encoding BatA domain-containing protein, producing the protein MSFLSIAFLTALPLALAPVLLHLFDRRRNVVIEWGAMQFLQEAVTRRTSARKLKQWLLLLLRTLAVLALIFALARPLLPGNWFTGTDRGETIFVVDNSLSMMRLAGDDETLFDQAIGKVKAELDDLPPTEFVRVLLSSPYPSWSTTGSLRVDAQSKSHIIDELDELRPTQGQSDLLAALFAATQAEVQPTQQRRRIVLLTDHQATDWNLGVEESWQRYRDVLASTPIPTELEFVNLRESQTGKNVAVNSLAANRTTVGVDRPFTLTAEIQNHSETGISPSLATWTIGQESVYESQIPDLDANAVHTAEWTYSFSEPGVYSISCELDIEDELPQDNTATLVIEVVRQLPVLIVEGAPDRAELQRDAFFVETALGWIDGMPGSANTVYAPTTVEPERLEHLDLAAFHAVVVPNLTELSETSTERLAEFVRSGGGLWIALGPRTDVDAFNQRLYADGNGLAPLRLDQIVDSLDAEESTDRTKINPFMKGHPATASLSDTDQLDLADVAVARRFRFESAPPGEDISMLLGLTNGEPLAVENYFGRGRVVVQTIPLRLQWSDLARSQSFVVIVHDWLDYLTQPLSTRHNLTPGEQLAIRLLDSDVKTATLETPHGNEIELSAESSDGGAVFRTSRTALPGSYRLDTGSENGAIPFHVRRDPQESNLAALTGEQLQSVQSLTDIEPKATEAGEIIEVGTEPLWPFLLMGLIGIIAMELLLSGMISRERFGSDPIAETTEPENQNFGFPPPVDHGATAMGGMPMAPRGHGDFERQTIPTQSGGHATRV; encoded by the coding sequence GTGAGTTTTCTCAGCATTGCCTTCCTCACAGCGTTGCCGTTGGCCTTGGCCCCGGTGCTGCTTCACTTGTTCGATCGGCGTCGCAACGTCGTGATCGAATGGGGAGCGATGCAATTCCTGCAGGAAGCCGTCACGCGGCGGACGAGTGCCCGCAAGCTGAAGCAATGGCTGTTGCTGCTCTTGCGAACGCTGGCGGTGTTGGCGTTGATCTTCGCACTCGCGCGTCCGCTTCTGCCCGGCAATTGGTTCACGGGAACCGATCGCGGTGAGACGATTTTCGTCGTGGATAATTCCCTCTCCATGATGCGTTTGGCGGGCGATGACGAAACTTTATTTGACCAAGCCATCGGGAAGGTGAAGGCCGAACTCGATGACTTGCCGCCAACCGAGTTCGTTCGCGTGCTACTTTCGTCGCCGTATCCGTCTTGGTCAACCACCGGCAGCTTGCGAGTCGATGCACAATCAAAGTCGCATATCATTGACGAACTGGACGAACTCCGCCCGACGCAAGGGCAAAGCGATTTGCTCGCGGCGTTGTTCGCGGCGACGCAGGCGGAAGTCCAACCGACGCAACAACGCCGCCGCATCGTGTTGCTCACCGATCATCAGGCGACCGATTGGAACCTTGGGGTCGAGGAAAGTTGGCAACGCTACCGAGACGTCCTCGCCTCCACGCCGATCCCGACGGAATTGGAATTCGTTAACCTGCGGGAATCGCAAACCGGCAAAAATGTCGCTGTCAACTCGTTGGCGGCAAACCGCACGACGGTGGGTGTCGATCGGCCATTCACGCTCACTGCGGAAATTCAAAACCATTCTGAAACCGGCATCTCACCGTCATTGGCGACGTGGACCATCGGCCAAGAATCCGTCTACGAAAGTCAGATTCCCGATCTTGATGCCAACGCGGTTCACACCGCCGAGTGGACGTATTCGTTCTCTGAACCAGGCGTCTATTCGATTTCCTGCGAACTCGACATTGAAGACGAACTCCCGCAAGACAACACCGCGACGTTGGTGATCGAAGTCGTACGGCAACTGCCGGTGTTGATCGTCGAGGGAGCCCCGGACCGGGCGGAATTACAGCGGGATGCGTTTTTCGTGGAGACGGCACTCGGCTGGATCGATGGCATGCCGGGATCGGCGAACACCGTGTACGCTCCGACGACGGTCGAACCGGAGCGGTTGGAACATCTCGACCTCGCCGCCTTTCATGCCGTCGTGGTGCCGAATCTGACGGAGTTGAGTGAAACCAGCACCGAACGGTTGGCCGAGTTCGTTCGGTCCGGCGGCGGTTTGTGGATCGCACTCGGGCCGCGAACCGATGTCGACGCCTTCAATCAACGCCTGTACGCCGACGGCAACGGCTTGGCTCCACTTCGATTAGATCAGATCGTCGACTCACTGGATGCCGAAGAATCGACCGATCGCACGAAGATCAACCCGTTCATGAAGGGCCACCCGGCGACGGCGTCGTTGTCGGATACGGATCAACTCGACCTCGCGGACGTGGCCGTCGCCCGGCGGTTTCGCTTCGAATCCGCTCCGCCCGGCGAGGACATTTCGATGCTGCTCGGTTTGACGAACGGCGAGCCGCTCGCCGTCGAGAATTATTTTGGTCGTGGCCGCGTGGTCGTGCAGACGATTCCGCTGCGATTGCAATGGAGCGACTTGGCCCGTTCGCAGTCGTTTGTGGTGATCGTGCACGATTGGCTCGATTATCTGACACAGCCACTATCCACGCGACACAACCTCACGCCAGGTGAGCAACTTGCGATTCGATTGCTGGACAGTGACGTGAAAACCGCCACGCTTGAAACGCCGCACGGGAACGAAATTGAACTCTCGGCGGAGTCGTCCGATGGCGGGGCCGTTTTCCGTACTAGCCGAACGGCGTTGCCGGGGAGTTACCGGTTGGACACGGGTTCCGAGAACGGAGCGATTCCGTTTCACGTCCGTCGCGATCCCCAAGAATCGAATTTGGCAGCCCTCACCGGCGAGCAATTGCAATCGGTGCAGTCGCTGACGGACATTGAACCAAAAGCGACCGAAGCCGGGGAAATCATCGAAGTCGGCACCGAACCGTTGTGGCCGTTCTTGCTGATGGGTTTGATCGGGATCATTGCCATGGAGTTGTTGCTCTCCGGCATGATCTCCCGCGAACGCTTTGGCAGCGACCCCATCGCCGAAACGACCGAACCGGAGAACCAGAACTTCGGATTTCCTCCGCCTGTCGACCACGGAGCAACCGCAATGGGTGGCATGCCCATGGCTCCGCGTGGGCATGGAGATTTCGAACGCCAAACCATACCCACCCAAAGCGGTGGGCATGCCACACGTGTGTAA
- a CDS encoding DUF1501 domain-containing protein: MNRRNFLSSLAVGMGGLSASGWFPALANELASNKSRKRHCILLWMSGGPTQTDTFDMKPNHENGGEFSEIQTSAPGLRFSEHLPKLAKFGDELAVMRGLSTKEGDHGRGTYLMRTGHVPMGPMSYPSIGSSLAMHLGKDNATLPNYVSVGSYRAFNQDAFGPGFLGPKYGPLFVGASDIPTVAAANNGGGRRNNNEPPPFPELKVQSLDRPRDISETRMTKRLELWKNLQADFLAKHRAGAPKSHNMVYRGAVQLMNSEDAEAFDLSKEPDELRSAYGRTVFGQGCLLARRLIERGVAFVEVSLGTTSGGIGWDTHINNFNAVERLSTDLDAGWSTLMEDLKQRGLLESTTILWMGEFGRTPQINGTVGRDHFPNAWSAVLAGGGIAGGQAYGKTSEDGTEVIEGKTTAPDLLSTLCHALGVGDASSMAPSGRPIPLTDGFPIEAVLA, translated from the coding sequence ATGAATCGACGCAACTTTCTGTCATCGCTCGCTGTGGGGATGGGCGGCTTGAGTGCCAGCGGTTGGTTTCCGGCATTGGCGAATGAACTCGCCTCCAACAAGAGTCGCAAACGACATTGCATTTTGTTGTGGATGAGCGGTGGACCGACGCAGACCGACACCTTCGACATGAAACCCAATCATGAGAACGGTGGCGAGTTTTCGGAGATTCAAACATCCGCCCCAGGTCTGCGGTTTAGCGAACATCTGCCCAAGTTGGCGAAATTCGGTGACGAACTGGCCGTCATGCGGGGCCTGAGCACCAAAGAAGGCGACCACGGTCGCGGCACTTATCTCATGCGAACCGGTCACGTTCCGATGGGACCGATGTCGTACCCGAGTATTGGGTCGTCACTCGCCATGCATCTGGGCAAGGACAACGCCACCCTGCCGAATTACGTGAGTGTCGGTAGTTATCGAGCGTTCAATCAGGATGCGTTCGGACCGGGTTTTCTTGGTCCGAAATACGGACCGCTCTTCGTGGGTGCTTCGGACATTCCGACCGTCGCCGCTGCCAACAATGGCGGTGGTAGACGCAACAACAACGAACCGCCCCCGTTCCCGGAACTCAAGGTGCAATCGTTGGACCGTCCTCGCGACATCAGCGAAACCCGCATGACCAAACGGCTCGAACTGTGGAAAAACCTGCAAGCCGACTTCCTCGCAAAGCACCGGGCGGGCGCACCGAAATCGCACAACATGGTGTATCGAGGAGCGGTTCAACTCATGAACAGCGAGGACGCCGAAGCGTTCGACCTGTCTAAAGAACCCGATGAACTCCGCTCTGCCTACGGTCGCACCGTGTTCGGGCAAGGCTGTTTGCTTGCCCGGCGATTGATCGAACGCGGCGTGGCTTTCGTCGAAGTTTCGTTGGGCACGACGAGTGGCGGAATCGGTTGGGACACGCACATCAACAACTTTAACGCTGTCGAACGGCTTTCGACGGATCTTGATGCGGGTTGGTCTACGCTCATGGAAGACTTGAAACAACGGGGGCTGCTCGAATCGACAACGATTCTATGGATGGGCGAATTCGGCCGCACGCCGCAGATCAACGGCACGGTCGGTCGCGATCACTTCCCGAATGCGTGGTCGGCGGTGCTGGCGGGTGGTGGCATCGCGGGCGGACAAGCTTACGGAAAAACCAGCGAGGACGGCACCGAAGTCATCGAAGGTAAAACGACCGCTCCTGATTTGCTCAGCACTTTGTGTCACGCCCTCGGAGTCGGCGACGCCTCCAGCATGGCTCCCAGTGGACGACCGATTCCCTTGACCGATGGTTTTCCCATCGAGGCGGTGTTGGCATGA